In the Staphylococcus condimenti genome, one interval contains:
- a CDS encoding PhoH family protein — MPGIIVIDDINQAQALIGNNDENIQAIEEAFEVIIHARGQEIAVKGQQQEEIEKAEAVIKNLLKVIDQGVSINLKDVEAAIKMAQKGSINHLVDLYDESITKDAYGKTIRAKTMGQRLYLNAMKHNDLVFGIGPAGTGKTFLAVVYAAKELRQGNVKRIVLTRPAVEAGESLGFLPGDLKEKVDPYLRPLYDGLHTVLGPEQTARFIERGIIEVAPLAYMRGRTLDDAFVILDEAQNTTHAQMKMFLTRLGFGSKMVVTGDMTQVDLPRGIKSGLKQAVKRLAGVKGISVQKLDQSDVVRHPLVSKIIDRYEGDE, encoded by the coding sequence ATGCCAGGAATAATAGTTATTGATGATATCAATCAAGCCCAAGCTCTAATTGGAAATAATGATGAAAACATACAAGCAATTGAAGAAGCGTTTGAAGTTATTATACATGCGAGAGGGCAAGAAATAGCTGTAAAAGGGCAACAACAAGAGGAAATTGAAAAAGCAGAAGCTGTTATCAAAAACTTACTTAAAGTAATAGACCAAGGTGTATCAATCAACCTCAAAGATGTAGAAGCAGCAATTAAAATGGCTCAGAAAGGCTCAATCAATCATCTTGTAGATTTATATGATGAATCAATTACAAAAGATGCATATGGTAAAACAATTCGTGCCAAAACTATGGGACAAAGATTATATCTAAATGCAATGAAGCATAATGATTTAGTTTTTGGTATTGGACCAGCAGGAACAGGCAAAACTTTCTTAGCTGTTGTTTATGCTGCGAAAGAATTAAGACAAGGTAATGTTAAAAGAATAGTATTGACTCGTCCGGCTGTTGAAGCTGGTGAATCATTAGGATTTTTACCCGGTGATTTAAAAGAAAAAGTTGATCCTTATTTGCGACCTTTATATGACGGCTTGCATACAGTTTTAGGACCTGAACAAACTGCTAGATTTATTGAAAGAGGCATTATAGAAGTTGCACCATTAGCCTATATGCGTGGACGCACTTTAGATGATGCATTTGTTATTTTAGATGAAGCTCAAAATACAACCCATGCACAAATGAAAATGTTTTTAACTAGATTAGGTTTTGGCTCTAAAATGGTAGTTACTGGTGATATGACGCAAGTTGACTTACCACGAGGAATTAAAAGCGGTTTAAAACAAGCAGTTAAAAGATTAGCTGGAGTAAAAGGTATTAGCGTTCAAAAATTAGATCAAAGCGATGTCGTACGTCATCCACTTGTTAGTAAAATAATCGACCGTTATGAAGGGGATGAATAA
- the ybeY gene encoding rRNA maturation RNase YbeY, with the protein MFTIDFTDHTGEVNTEWYQQIDNLLTFAKKEENIEDDAELSVTFVNKQEIQEINRDYRNKDKVTDVISFALEEDEPEIEGLDMPRVLGDIIICADVAKEQSDEYGHSFERELGFLALHGFLHLLGYNHMNESDEKEMFGRQKLILDNYGLTRD; encoded by the coding sequence ATGTTTACGATTGATTTTACAGACCATACTGGTGAAGTAAATACAGAATGGTATCAACAAATTGATAACTTGCTTACATTTGCAAAGAAAGAAGAAAATATTGAAGATGATGCAGAACTATCTGTTACATTTGTAAATAAACAAGAGATTCAAGAAATTAATAGAGACTATAGAAACAAAGATAAAGTAACAGATGTAATTTCATTTGCATTAGAAGAAGATGAGCCAGAGATTGAAGGTTTAGATATGCCTCGAGTTCTTGGAGATATTATAATTTGTGCTGATGTCGCTAAGGAACAATCTGATGAATATGGACATTCGTTTGAAAGAGAGTTAGGTTTTTTAGCGTTACACGGCTTTTTACATTTATTAGGATATAATCATATGAATGAATCCGATGAAAAAGAAATGTTTGGGCGCCAAAAATTAATTTTAGATAATTATGGTTTGACGAGAGATTAA
- a CDS encoding diacylglycerol kinase family protein, with translation MKRFKYPIQGLITIIKKDLNFLLHLITAVIVILAGIFFGISKIEWIVIILVIALVLAFEAINTAVEYVVDLVTDEYKPLAKRAKDTAALSVLIISIAAGTIGLIIFIPYILNNL, from the coding sequence ATGAAACGATTTAAATATCCTATTCAAGGTTTAATAACTATAATAAAAAAAGACCTGAATTTTCTGCTACATCTAATTACTGCAGTTATTGTAATATTAGCTGGCATCTTCTTTGGTATTTCAAAGATAGAATGGATAGTAATTATATTAGTGATTGCATTGGTATTAGCTTTTGAGGCAATAAATACTGCAGTAGAATACGTAGTAGATTTAGTAACGGATGAATATAAGCCTCTTGCTAAGCGAGCAAAAGATACAGCAGCTTTAAGCGTACTAATTATCTCAATAGCCGCAGGTACCATTGGTCTTATAATTTTTATCCCTTACATTTTAAATAATCTATAA
- the cdd gene encoding cytidine deaminase yields the protein MTYTNEHFKKVREAQNRSYSPYSKFKVGAYLRTKDGNEFFGANVENAAYGEAICAERSSLVAAISQGYKPGDFESLTITVDADKPSSPCGSCRQVIKELCDDDMPIYLTNHKGDMIETNINDLLPLGFSGKDLNI from the coding sequence ATGACTTATACAAATGAACATTTTAAAAAAGTAAGAGAGGCTCAAAACCGCTCTTATTCACCTTATAGCAAATTCAAAGTAGGAGCATATTTACGGACGAAAGATGGAAATGAATTTTTTGGAGCAAATGTTGAAAATGCTGCATATGGAGAGGCTATTTGTGCTGAACGTTCAAGTTTAGTCGCAGCAATAAGCCAGGGTTATAAGCCTGGTGATTTTGAGTCTCTTACAATTACAGTAGATGCAGACAAACCATCATCACCATGCGGTTCTTGCCGCCAAGTGATTAAAGAATTATGCGATGATGATATGCCAATCTATCTTACTAACCATAAAGGCGATATGATTGAAACTAATATAAATGACTTGCTTCCATTAGGATTTTCAGGAAAGGATTTGAATATATGA
- the era gene encoding GTPase Era, whose amino-acid sequence MTEHKSGFVAIIGRPNVGKSTFMNRVLGHKIAIMSDKAQTTRNKIHGVMTEDDAQIIFVDTPGIHKPKHKLGDYMMKVAKNTLTEVDAVIFMVNANEAIGRGDEYIMDMLKNIKTPVFLVINKIDLVHPDQIMPIIESYEKHMRFTEAVPMSALEGLNVDHFINVLKSYMPDGPQYYPDGQISDHPEQFVVSELIREKVLHLTSEEIPHSIGVNVDRMVKQSEDKVRIEATIYVERDSQKGIVIGKGGKKLKEIGKRARIDIENLLGSKVYLDLWVKVQKDWRNKVNFIRQMGYIEDQD is encoded by the coding sequence ATGACAGAACATAAATCAGGGTTTGTTGCTATTATAGGCAGACCTAATGTAGGTAAATCTACATTTATGAATAGAGTTTTAGGACATAAAATTGCAATTATGTCAGATAAAGCTCAAACAACAAGAAATAAAATTCATGGTGTAATGACAGAAGATGATGCTCAAATAATTTTTGTTGATACACCTGGTATTCATAAACCTAAACATAAATTAGGCGATTATATGATGAAAGTCGCTAAAAATACACTTACTGAAGTAGATGCTGTTATTTTTATGGTCAATGCTAATGAAGCAATTGGTCGTGGAGACGAATATATAATGGATATGTTAAAAAATATTAAAACTCCAGTATTTTTAGTTATTAATAAAATTGACCTTGTGCACCCAGACCAAATAATGCCCATTATCGAAAGTTATGAGAAACATATGCGTTTTACTGAAGCCGTACCAATGTCAGCATTGGAAGGGTTAAATGTAGATCACTTTATTAATGTGCTGAAATCATATATGCCAGATGGCCCACAATATTATCCAGATGGTCAAATTTCTGATCACCCTGAACAATTTGTGGTTAGTGAACTAATACGTGAAAAAGTATTACATCTAACAAGCGAAGAAATTCCACACTCAATCGGTGTCAATGTTGACCGTATGGTAAAACAATCTGAAGACAAAGTTAGAATTGAAGCAACTATTTATGTTGAAAGAGATTCTCAAAAGGGGATTGTAATTGGCAAAGGCGGTAAAAAATTAAAAGAGATTGGAAAAAGAGCCAGAATTGATATTGAAAATTTATTAGGATCAAAAGTGTATCTTGACCTCTGGGTAAAAGTTCAAAAAGATTGGCGTAATAAAGTCAATTTCATCCGTCAAATGGGCTATATTGAAGACCAAGATTAA
- the recO gene encoding DNA repair protein RecO has translation MLMKQKGIIIKSVDYGESDKIITILNENGAKVPLMVRRAKKSKTGLQANTQLFVHGLFIYAKLRGLGVLNSIDVINQNYQLRLDIYESSYAALCAEIIDKSMEDEEISQFNFDLLEFCLNRINKKDSAQLMSVIVLLKKMPAFGFSINFDKCSISGETDQSKLIAFSFKFHGVISNQFTDRDPHAINISNKTFYLMDILQKLPINKMNQLNIHQDILNEMSDLLIMLYREYSGVFFKSQKLINQLKRLENN, from the coding sequence ATGTTGATGAAACAAAAAGGAATTATCATTAAATCTGTCGACTATGGAGAATCCGATAAAATCATCACGATTTTAAACGAAAATGGTGCAAAAGTTCCATTAATGGTTAGGAGGGCCAAAAAAAGCAAGACTGGCTTGCAAGCAAATACACAGTTATTTGTCCATGGGTTATTTATTTATGCTAAGCTGAGAGGTCTTGGTGTTTTGAACTCAATAGATGTTATCAATCAAAATTATCAGTTGAGATTAGATATATATGAAAGTAGCTATGCTGCCTTATGTGCTGAAATAATAGACAAATCAATGGAAGATGAAGAGATTTCTCAATTCAATTTTGACCTCTTAGAGTTCTGTTTAAATCGAATAAATAAAAAAGACAGTGCACAATTGATGTCAGTTATAGTATTACTAAAAAAAATGCCGGCATTTGGTTTTAGTATTAATTTTGATAAATGTTCAATCTCAGGCGAAACTGATCAATCTAAATTGATTGCATTTAGTTTTAAATTTCATGGTGTAATTTCTAATCAATTTACTGACCGCGACCCTCATGCAATTAACATTTCAAATAAAACCTTTTATTTAATGGATATTTTACAAAAATTGCCCATCAATAAAATGAATCAACTTAATATACATCAAGATATTTTAAATGAAATGTCAGATTTATTAATTATGCTATATAGAGAATATTCTGGTGTTTTCTTTAAAAGTCAAAAACTAATAAACCAATTAAAAAGATTAGAAAATAATTGA
- a CDS encoding glycine--tRNA ligase, which produces MAKDMDSVVQLAKHRGFVFPGSEIYGGLSNTWDYGPLGVELKNNIKQAWWKKFISQSPYNVGLDAAILMNPRTWEASGHLGNFNDPMIDNKDSKIRYRADKLIEDYMQNEKGDENFIADGLSFDEMKRIIDEEGIKDPVSGTANWTDIRQFNLMFKTFQGVTEDSTNEIFLRPETAQGIFVNYKNVQRSMRKKLPFGIGQIGKSFRNEITPGNFIFRTREFEQMELEFFCKPGEEIEWQSYWKAFAEKWLLDLGIKNDSIRLRDHDEDELSHYSNATTDIEYKFPFGWGELWGIASRTDYDLKQHSEFSGDDFKYHDPETNEKYIPYCIEPSLGADRVTLAFLCDAYDREGVEGSKDERTVLHFHPAIAPYKAAVLPLSKKLSEEAIKVYEQLSENFTVDFDESQSIGKRYRRQDEIGTPYCITFDFDSLEDQQVTVRDRDSMEQVRMPISELNDFISEKVRF; this is translated from the coding sequence ATGGCAAAAGATATGGATTCTGTTGTACAACTTGCGAAGCACAGAGGATTCGTTTTTCCGGGAAGTGAAATTTATGGCGGTTTATCAAATACGTGGGATTATGGTCCACTAGGAGTTGAACTAAAAAATAATATTAAGCAGGCATGGTGGAAGAAGTTTATTTCTCAATCACCATATAATGTTGGTTTAGATGCTGCTATTTTAATGAATCCTAGAACTTGGGAAGCTTCAGGCCACTTAGGAAACTTTAATGACCCAATGATAGATAATAAAGATAGTAAAATTCGTTATCGTGCAGATAAATTAATTGAAGATTACATGCAGAATGAAAAAGGTGACGAAAATTTCATCGCTGATGGATTGAGCTTTGACGAAATGAAACGCATTATTGATGAAGAAGGAATTAAAGATCCGGTTAGTGGTACTGCAAATTGGACTGATATTAGACAATTCAACTTAATGTTTAAAACTTTCCAAGGTGTTACTGAAGATTCAACAAATGAAATATTTTTACGTCCAGAAACAGCACAAGGTATATTTGTAAATTACAAAAATGTACAACGTTCTATGCGTAAAAAGTTACCATTTGGTATTGGTCAAATCGGTAAATCATTCCGTAATGAAATTACACCAGGTAACTTTATATTCAGAACACGTGAGTTTGAACAAATGGAATTAGAATTCTTCTGTAAACCAGGAGAAGAAATTGAATGGCAAAGCTATTGGAAAGCATTTGCTGAAAAATGGTTGTTAGATTTAGGTATCAAAAATGACAGTATCCGTCTTCGTGACCATGATGAAGATGAGTTATCTCACTATTCTAATGCAACTACTGATATTGAATACAAATTCCCATTTGGCTGGGGAGAACTTTGGGGAATTGCAAGCCGTACTGATTATGACTTAAAACAACATAGTGAATTTTCAGGCGATGATTTCAAATATCACGATCCTGAAACAAATGAAAAATACATTCCTTATTGTATTGAACCATCCCTAGGTGCTGACCGTGTAACATTAGCTTTCTTATGTGATGCTTATGATCGTGAAGGTGTCGAAGGTAGTAAAGATGAAAGAACGGTATTACACTTCCACCCAGCAATAGCACCGTATAAAGCAGCTGTTTTACCATTAAGTAAAAAATTATCTGAAGAAGCAATTAAAGTATATGAACAATTAAGTGAGAATTTCACAGTTGATTTTGATGAATCTCAATCAATTGGTAAACGTTATCGTCGTCAAGATGAAATCGGTACACCTTACTGCATTACTTTTGATTTTGATTCACTTGAAGATCAACAAGTAACAGTTCGTGATAGAGATTCAATGGAACAAGTTCGTATGCCAATTTCTGAACTTAATGATTTTATCTCTGAAAAAGTAAGATTCTAA
- a CDS encoding helix-turn-helix transcriptional regulator: protein MELSNRQSEIVEIVKHNGPITGEKIAEQLSLTRATLRPDLAILTMSGFLEARPRVGYFYSGKSTNQLLTEKLRQYVVKDYQSLPIILKSDMSVYEAICTIFLEDVSTLFVVNQNYDFIGVCSRKDLLRASMIGEDIHTMPISVIMTRMPNLTYVKENDLLVLAAQLMIEKEIDSIPIVRGKENGKLEAIGRISKTTITKLFVSIFDE from the coding sequence ATAGAACTGAGTAATAGGCAAAGTGAAATAGTTGAAATAGTAAAACACAATGGACCGATAACTGGAGAGAAAATTGCCGAACAATTAAGTTTAACTAGGGCTACATTAAGACCTGATTTAGCAATCCTTACTATGTCAGGCTTTTTAGAAGCGAGACCACGTGTTGGTTACTTTTATTCCGGAAAATCAACAAATCAATTATTAACTGAAAAATTAAGACAATATGTTGTAAAAGATTATCAATCGCTACCAATTATTTTGAAAAGTGATATGTCGGTTTATGAAGCAATATGTACTATTTTCCTTGAAGACGTCAGCACCTTGTTTGTTGTTAATCAAAACTATGATTTCATCGGTGTGTGTTCTAGAAAAGATTTGTTAAGAGCATCGATGATTGGGGAAGATATACATACTATGCCGATTAGTGTTATAATGACACGCATGCCAAATCTGACATACGTAAAAGAAAATGATTTACTCGTATTAGCTGCTCAATTAATGATAGAAAAGGAAATCGATTCTATACCTATCGTGAGAGGTAAAGAAAATGGCAAGCTTGAAGCAATCGGACGTATATCCAAAACAACAATTACAAAATTATTTGTATCTATTTTTGATGAGTAG
- a CDS encoding pyruvate, water dikinase regulatory protein, which yields MQKIKIIIASDSVGETAEQVAKACVSQFNSKNFKSEIVRYPYIETNENVDEVIELAKENELNIVVFTLVKPDIKQYMEERLAENKIKHVDIMGPLMSILTDKIDEQPYCEPGIVHKLDEAYFKKIEAIEFAVKYDDGKDPKGLPKADIVLLGISRTSKTPLSQFLAHKRYKVMNIPIVPEINPPEALFEIDPKKCIALKISEEKLNKIRKERLKQLGLGDSARYATGQRIQEELKYFDNIVNKIGCPVIDVSDKAIEETANDIMYIIEQNKANKSE from the coding sequence ATGCAAAAGATAAAAATAATTATTGCATCTGATTCAGTAGGGGAAACAGCAGAACAAGTTGCAAAAGCGTGTGTTTCCCAATTCAATTCTAAAAATTTCAAAAGCGAAATCGTACGTTACCCATATATAGAAACAAATGAAAACGTAGATGAAGTAATTGAATTGGCCAAAGAAAATGAATTAAATATCGTAGTATTTACATTAGTTAAACCGGACATTAAACAGTATATGGAAGAGCGATTAGCTGAAAATAAAATTAAACATGTGGATATCATGGGTCCGCTAATGAGCATACTAACTGATAAAATTGATGAACAACCATACTGTGAACCAGGTATTGTTCATAAACTTGACGAAGCTTACTTTAAAAAGATTGAAGCAATCGAATTTGCAGTCAAATATGATGATGGAAAAGATCCTAAAGGATTACCAAAAGCTGATATTGTCTTACTAGGTATTTCTCGAACTTCTAAAACACCATTATCCCAATTCTTAGCTCACAAACGATATAAAGTAATGAATATTCCAATAGTGCCTGAAATTAATCCACCTGAAGCATTATTTGAAATTGATCCCAAAAAATGTATTGCTTTAAAAATAAGTGAGGAAAAACTCAACAAAATCAGGAAAGAGCGATTAAAACAATTAGGCCTAGGTGACTCTGCAAGATATGCTACTGGACAACGAATTCAAGAGGAATTAAAGTATTTTGATAATATTGTAAACAAAATTGGTTGCCCAGTGATTGATGTTTCTGATAAAGCGATCGAAGAGACTGCAAATGATATTATGTATATTATTGAACAAAATAAAGCAAATAAATCTGAATAA
- the dnaG gene encoding DNA primase → MRIEQSVINEIKDKTDILDIVSEYVKLEKRGRNYIGLCPFHDEKTPSFTVSEDKQICHCFGCKKGGNVFQFTQEIKGVSFVEAVKELGERVNIKIDVSQSDVQNQIASDDLMMIKMHELMEDYYHYILMKTVEGEEALNYLKSRGFTEKLLKERKIGYAPDSSHFCHDFLQKKGYDIELAYEAGLLSRNEENFSYYDRFRDRVMFPLKNAQGRTVGYSGRTYKNQEPKYLNSPETPIFQKRKLLYNVDRARRIIRQKNELILLEGFMDVIKADQAGVNQVVASMGTQLSQEHMTFIKKLTSNVTLLFDGDFAGQEATLKTGQALLKEGLNVFVVQMPSKMDPDEYISKYGQEAFKNYLDHERKAFVLYKVNLHKEEIEHNDMAYEKYLKEITDDISLMQSGILQKKVLQDVSELFKVSFDSLNNEVAMHSSQIPQNYSSQLSKLSTEPKHYTKKEDAERKLLKHFMFNKDVFLEFNEELEAEDFTNSQFESIFNILHDYYAENEHYDLSTALLYSNKEDDRETLISLDNLLLNRNPYEHEVQDYLNIITSDRNDDTPESLNEKLREAARIGDLELQKYYLEKIVRMNKNRMK, encoded by the coding sequence TTGCGAATAGAACAATCGGTAATCAATGAAATAAAAGATAAAACAGATATATTAGATATAGTAAGCGAATATGTAAAATTAGAAAAAAGAGGACGCAATTATATTGGTTTGTGTCCTTTTCATGATGAAAAAACACCCTCATTTACTGTCTCGGAAGATAAACAAATATGCCATTGCTTTGGTTGTAAAAAAGGTGGGAATGTTTTTCAATTCACACAAGAAATTAAAGGTGTTTCATTCGTAGAAGCTGTTAAAGAGCTTGGAGAAAGGGTAAATATAAAAATAGATGTCAGTCAATCAGATGTACAAAACCAAATTGCCTCTGATGATTTAATGATGATAAAAATGCATGAACTTATGGAAGACTATTATCATTATATTCTGATGAAAACTGTTGAAGGGGAAGAAGCATTAAACTATTTAAAATCCAGAGGATTTACAGAAAAATTATTGAAAGAAAGAAAAATTGGCTATGCACCAGACAGCTCACATTTTTGCCATGATTTTTTACAAAAAAAAGGGTATGACATTGAGTTAGCTTACGAAGCAGGCTTACTTTCTAGAAACGAAGAAAATTTTAGTTATTATGATAGATTTCGTGATCGAGTTATGTTTCCGTTAAAGAATGCTCAAGGACGAACAGTAGGTTATTCCGGACGAACATATAAAAATCAAGAACCAAAATATTTAAATAGCCCTGAAACTCCAATTTTCCAAAAAAGAAAATTATTATATAATGTAGACCGTGCAAGAAGGATTATTCGCCAAAAAAACGAGTTGATTCTGTTAGAAGGTTTTATGGATGTTATTAAAGCTGACCAAGCGGGTGTCAATCAAGTAGTAGCAAGTATGGGTACACAACTTTCACAAGAGCATATGACATTTATAAAAAAATTAACTTCCAATGTTACTTTGTTATTTGATGGTGATTTTGCTGGACAAGAAGCAACATTAAAAACAGGACAGGCTCTACTGAAAGAAGGATTGAATGTTTTTGTAGTTCAAATGCCTTCAAAAATGGATCCTGACGAATATATTTCTAAATATGGACAAGAAGCATTTAAAAACTATTTAGATCATGAAAGAAAAGCATTTGTATTATATAAAGTTAATTTGCACAAAGAAGAAATTGAGCATAATGATATGGCATATGAAAAATACCTTAAAGAAATAACAGATGATATTTCTTTAATGCAATCTGGAATTCTGCAAAAAAAAGTATTGCAAGACGTTTCTGAATTGTTTAAAGTTAGCTTTGACAGTCTAAATAATGAAGTAGCTATGCATTCATCTCAAATACCTCAAAATTACTCGTCTCAGTTATCAAAACTTTCTACTGAACCTAAGCATTATACAAAAAAAGAAGATGCGGAACGTAAATTATTAAAACATTTTATGTTTAATAAAGATGTCTTTTTAGAGTTTAATGAGGAATTGGAAGCAGAAGACTTTACAAATAGTCAATTTGAGAGTATATTTAATATTTTGCACGACTATTATGCTGAAAATGAACATTACGATTTGAGTACTGCATTATTATATAGTAATAAAGAGGATGACAGAGAAACTTTAATTTCTCTTGACAATCTCTTATTAAATCGCAATCCTTATGAACATGAGGTTCAAGACTACCTTAATATTATTACTAGTGATCGTAATGATGACACACCTGAGTCTCTTAATGAAAAACTAAGAGAAGCAGCTAGAATTGGTGATTTAGAATTACAAAAGTACTATTTAGAAAAGATAGTAAGGATGAATAAGAATAGAATGAAGTAA
- the rpoD gene encoding RNA polymerase sigma factor RpoD, whose product MSENQVKVVKKQTIDPTLTLEDVKKQLLDKGKKEGHLSHEEIAEKLQNFDMDSDQMDEFFDQINDNDINLVNEKDSSDTDEKLNPHDLSAPPGVKINDPVRMYLKEIGRVDLLNAQEEIELAKRIEQGDEVAKARLAEANLRLVVSIAKRYVGRGMLFLDLIQEGNMGLIKAVEKFDFSKGFKFSTYATWWIRQAITRAIADQARTIRIPVHMVETINKLIRVQRQLLQDLGRDPAPEEIGEEMDLPPEKVREILKIAQEPVSLETPIGEEDDSHLGDFIEDQEVQSPSDHAAYELLKEQLEDVLDTLTDREENVLRLRFGLDDGRTRTLEEVGKVFGVTRERIRQIEAKALRKLRHPSRSKRLKDFMD is encoded by the coding sequence ATGTCTGAAAACCAAGTGAAAGTAGTTAAGAAACAAACCATCGATCCCACATTGACTTTGGAAGATGTTAAAAAGCAATTATTAGATAAGGGTAAAAAAGAAGGTCATCTAAGCCATGAAGAAATAGCTGAAAAACTTCAGAATTTCGATATGGATTCTGACCAAATGGATGAATTCTTTGACCAAATAAATGATAATGATATCAATCTTGTCAATGAAAAAGACAGCTCAGATACAGACGAAAAATTAAATCCTCATGATTTGAGTGCGCCTCCAGGAGTAAAAATAAACGATCCAGTGCGTATGTATTTAAAAGAAATCGGTCGAGTTGACTTATTAAATGCACAAGAAGAAATAGAATTAGCAAAACGTATTGAGCAGGGTGACGAAGTGGCTAAAGCTCGTTTAGCTGAAGCAAACTTACGTTTAGTAGTTAGTATTGCTAAAAGATACGTTGGGCGCGGAATGTTATTTTTAGATTTAATTCAAGAAGGTAACATGGGACTCATCAAAGCCGTAGAAAAATTCGATTTTAGCAAAGGATTTAAATTTTCTACGTATGCTACATGGTGGATTCGTCAAGCAATCACACGTGCTATTGCAGACCAAGCAAGAACTATACGTATTCCAGTGCATATGGTCGAAACTATTAACAAATTGATACGAGTACAACGTCAATTACTTCAAGATTTAGGTAGAGACCCTGCGCCTGAAGAAATTGGTGAAGAAATGGATTTACCGCCTGAAAAAGTGCGTGAAATATTAAAAATTGCTCAAGAGCCAGTATCATTAGAAACACCAATTGGCGAAGAAGATGACAGTCACTTAGGAGATTTCATTGAGGATCAAGAAGTTCAAAGTCCTTCAGACCACGCTGCTTATGAATTATTAAAAGAACAATTGGAAGATGTACTAGATACATTGACAGATAGAGAAGAAAATGTATTAAGATTGCGTTTTGGTTTAGATGATGGTAGAACTCGTACCTTGGAAGAAGTCGGTAAAGTATTCGGCGTTACAAGAGAACGTATCCGACAAATCGAAGCTAAGGCATTAAGAAAACTAAGACATCCTAGCCGTAGTAAACGATTAAAAGATTTTATGGACTAA
- a CDS encoding tRNA (adenine(22)-N(1))-methyltransferase, with protein MNSINQRLLKVSQYIKGDNIADIGSDHAYLPIYAIENYLCKHAIAGEVVKGPFEAAKINVKKYGLDNRIDVKLGNGLEVLDLNNNIDSITICGMGGPLIASIIESGESKLQNHPRLILQSNIQTITLRKAIAKIGYYIIDESLIEENGHVYEIVIAENGNQFMDEFDLKFGPILLRQKNDLFIKKWKRELQALEKIVQNLDESKHSNRLNEINKEIKMIQEVVK; from the coding sequence ATGAATTCAATCAACCAAAGATTACTAAAAGTCAGCCAGTATATTAAAGGAGATAATATCGCAGATATTGGTTCAGATCATGCTTATCTACCAATTTATGCAATCGAAAATTACCTTTGTAAACATGCCATAGCAGGAGAAGTAGTTAAAGGGCCTTTTGAAGCTGCAAAAATTAATGTTAAAAAATATGGTCTTGATAATAGAATTGATGTTAAACTTGGAAATGGATTAGAAGTTCTCGATTTAAATAATAACATTGATTCAATAACAATTTGCGGAATGGGTGGGCCGCTAATTGCTTCTATAATTGAAAGTGGTGAATCTAAATTACAAAACCACCCTCGACTTATTTTACAAAGTAATATCCAAACAATTACTCTAAGAAAAGCAATAGCAAAAATTGGTTATTATATAATTGATGAATCATTAATTGAAGAAAATGGTCACGTTTACGAAATAGTTATAGCTGAAAACGGAAATCAATTTATGGATGAATTCGATTTAAAATTCGGACCAATTTTATTAAGACAAAAAAATGATTTGTTTATTAAAAAATGGAAAAGAGAACTACAAGCTTTAGAAAAAATCGTGCAAAATTTAGATGAAAGTAAGCATTCTAACAGATTAAATGAGATTAATAAAGAAATAAAAATGATTCAAGAGGTGGTAAAATGA